A DNA window from Streptomyces sp. CA-278952 contains the following coding sequences:
- a CDS encoding response regulator, whose translation MRVLVADDEPMIRAGVRAVLATDPGIEVVAEAADGREAVELARAHRPHVAVLDVRMPGTNGIAAAAEIRRTLPATGVVMLTTFGEDDYILRALGCGAAGFLIKSGEPEELVAGVRAVAEGAAYLSPKVAARVVAHLASTGAGALAGRRDAARERVAGLTPREREVLSHLGGGLSNGQIARRLHLVEGTVKAHVSSVLARLGVDNRAAAAVVAHEAGILPPPPPPEQR comes from the coding sequence ATCAGGGTCCTGGTCGCCGACGACGAGCCCATGATCCGTGCCGGCGTCCGCGCCGTCCTCGCCACCGACCCGGGCATCGAGGTCGTCGCCGAGGCGGCCGACGGGCGCGAGGCGGTGGAGCTGGCCCGGGCGCACCGCCCGCACGTGGCCGTCCTCGACGTACGGATGCCGGGCACCAACGGCATCGCCGCCGCGGCCGAGATCCGTCGCACCCTGCCCGCCACCGGCGTCGTCATGCTGACCACGTTCGGCGAGGACGACTACATCCTGCGGGCGCTGGGCTGTGGGGCCGCCGGGTTCCTGATCAAGTCCGGCGAGCCCGAGGAACTCGTCGCCGGGGTGCGGGCCGTGGCCGAAGGCGCCGCCTATCTGTCACCGAAGGTCGCCGCCCGCGTGGTGGCGCACCTCGCGTCCACCGGGGCCGGGGCCCTGGCCGGCCGGCGGGACGCGGCCCGGGAGCGGGTCGCCGGGCTGACGCCCAGGGAGCGCGAAGTGCTGTCGCACCTCGGCGGCGGGCTGTCCAACGGGCAGATCGCCCGGCGGCTGCACCTGGTCGAGGGCACGGTCAAGGCGCACGTCAGCTCCGTCCTGGCCCGCCTCGGCGTCGACAACCGGGCCGCGGCCGCCGTCGTCGCCCACGAGGCCGGGATCCTGCCCCCACCACCACCGCCGGAGCAGCGCTGA
- a CDS encoding GNAT family N-acetyltransferase codes for MDIRRATTVRELLAAGHLYDAPPREEWAARFLAADGHVLLIAYVDGAPAGFVTGIEMLHPDKGTEMCLYELAVDEPFRRRGLGRALTLALVDIARERGCYDLWVGVEGGNEAALATYRSAGAGDDGGFTMLTWEFGDGASE; via the coding sequence GTGGACATTCGCCGCGCTACGACCGTCAGGGAACTCCTGGCCGCCGGCCACCTCTACGACGCGCCGCCCCGCGAGGAATGGGCCGCCCGCTTCCTCGCGGCGGACGGCCATGTGCTGCTGATCGCGTACGTGGACGGCGCCCCGGCCGGCTTCGTGACGGGCATCGAGATGCTGCACCCGGACAAGGGCACGGAGATGTGTCTGTACGAACTCGCCGTCGACGAACCGTTCCGACGCCGGGGCCTCGGCAGGGCCCTGACGCTGGCGCTCGTGGACATCGCCCGGGAGCGGGGGTGCTACGACCTGTGGGTCGGCGTGGAGGGCGGCAACGAGGCGGCGCTCGCGACGTACCGGTCGGCGGGGGCGGGGGACGACGGCGGGTTCACCATGCTGACGTGGGAGTTCGGGGACGGTGCCTCGGAGTAG
- a CDS encoding ABC transporter permease, with amino-acid sequence MSAPVQPPEARVETEHPEAPGYRAGRTLPLRVEAMRQLRRRRTLLMGGILAALPFILIIAFAIGGTPDGEDGGGGGGGGGGRINLMDVATESAANFAATSLFVSAGFLLVVPVALFCGDTVASEASWSSLRYLLAAPVPRVRLLWSKLVVALGFSLAAMVLLPLVALVAGTAAYGWGPLKLPTGGALSAGDTVPRLAIVVAFIFVSQLVTAGLAFWLSTKTDAPLGAVGGAVGLTIVGNVLDAVTALGSWRDFLPAHWQFAWADALQPQLEWGGMIKGTAVSVTYALILFALAFRGFSRKDIVS; translated from the coding sequence ATGAGCGCCCCCGTACAGCCCCCCGAGGCCCGGGTGGAGACCGAACACCCGGAGGCCCCCGGCTACCGCGCCGGGCGCACCCTTCCCCTCCGCGTCGAGGCCATGCGCCAGTTGCGCAGACGGCGCACCCTGCTGATGGGCGGAATCCTCGCCGCCCTCCCCTTCATCCTCATCATCGCCTTCGCGATCGGCGGCACGCCGGACGGCGAGGACGGCGGAGGAGGCGGGGGCGGAGGCGGCGGCCGGATCAACCTGATGGACGTGGCGACCGAGTCCGCCGCGAACTTCGCCGCCACCTCGCTGTTCGTCTCGGCCGGATTCCTGCTGGTGGTGCCGGTGGCCCTGTTCTGCGGGGACACCGTCGCCTCCGAGGCGAGCTGGTCCTCGCTGCGCTATCTGCTCGCCGCGCCCGTGCCGCGCGTCCGGCTGCTCTGGTCCAAGCTCGTCGTCGCCCTCGGCTTCAGCCTGGCCGCGATGGTGCTGCTGCCGCTCGTCGCCCTGGTGGCGGGCACGGCGGCCTACGGATGGGGGCCGCTGAAACTGCCCACCGGGGGAGCGCTGTCCGCCGGGGACACGGTGCCCCGCCTCGCGATCGTCGTGGCGTTCATCTTCGTCTCCCAACTGGTCACCGCCGGGCTGGCGTTCTGGCTGTCCACGAAGACGGACGCCCCGCTCGGCGCGGTCGGCGGCGCGGTGGGCCTCACCATCGTCGGCAATGTGCTCGACGCGGTCACCGCACTCGGCTCCTGGCGCGACTTCCTGCCCGCGCACTGGCAGTTCGCCTGGGCCGACGCCCTCCAGCCGCAGTTGGAGTGGGGCGGCATGATCAAGGGCACGGCCGTATCGGTGACCTATGCCCTGATCCTGTTCGCGCTGGCCTTCCGCGGGTTCAGTCGTAAGGACATCGTGTCCTGA
- a CDS encoding peptidoglycan-binding protein: protein MATPLSASRLLKALRDEGLHVVEHRSWRTNNRNHKGPWGPTHGVMIHHTVTSGTASSVELCYNGHSALPGPLCHGVIAKDGSVHLVGNGRANHAGLGDDDVLRAVVAEKALPPDNEANTDGNRHFYGFECVNLGDGKDPWPAAQLLAIERAAAAVCRAHGWSQRSVIGHLEWQPGKVDPRGFTMNAMRARIAKRLGGSPDGPSDPPPKPTYEPFPGAAFFKVGRNSAVVTAMGKRLVSEGCGRYTVGPGPAWSEADRKSYAAWQRKLGYTGGDADGIPGKSSWDRLKVPNV from the coding sequence ATGGCGACTCCGCTGTCTGCATCCAGGCTGCTCAAAGCCCTCCGCGACGAAGGCCTCCACGTCGTCGAACACCGGAGCTGGCGTACCAACAACCGGAACCACAAGGGCCCCTGGGGCCCGACGCACGGCGTGATGATCCATCACACCGTCACCTCGGGCACCGCATCCTCGGTCGAACTCTGCTACAACGGCCACTCCGCCCTGCCCGGCCCGCTCTGCCACGGGGTCATCGCCAAGGACGGGTCAGTCCACCTCGTGGGGAACGGCCGGGCCAATCACGCCGGGCTCGGCGACGACGACGTCCTGCGCGCCGTCGTCGCGGAGAAGGCGCTGCCCCCGGACAACGAGGCCAACACCGACGGAAACCGGCATTTCTACGGCTTCGAATGCGTCAACCTCGGTGACGGCAAGGATCCCTGGCCGGCGGCCCAGCTGCTGGCGATCGAGCGGGCCGCCGCCGCCGTCTGCCGGGCGCACGGCTGGTCGCAGCGGTCGGTGATCGGGCACCTGGAGTGGCAGCCGGGCAAGGTCGATCCGCGCGGGTTCACCATGAACGCGATGCGCGCGCGGATCGCCAAGCGGCTGGGCGGTTCCCCGGACGGGCCCTCCGATCCGCCGCCCAAGCCGACGTACGAGCCCTTCCCGGGGGCCGCGTTCTTCAAGGTCGGCCGCAACAGCGCGGTCGTCACGGCGATGGGCAAGCGTCTGGTGTCCGAGGGGTGCGGCCGGTACACGGTGGGCCCCGGACCGGCCTGGTCGGAGGCCGACCGGAAGTCGTACGCCGCCTGGCAGCGCAAGCTGGGCTACACGGGCGGCGACGCGGACGGCATTCCCGGCAAGAGCAGTTGGGACCGGCTCAAGGTGCCCAACGTGTGA
- a CDS encoding GNAT family N-acetyltransferase yields MTATAEVRTVAAGELNQYADGIRDVYARAFAAPPWNEDPAQAGSYAERLARDALRPGFTAAVATAGGTVAGFATAWITPEVFPADRSYGQVAEALGPGRAREWLCGALEVNELAVAPEAHGGGLGTALLHAVTGPAPDGRCWLLTSVRAGAALRLYERAGWQRVDAPVPGAAALVVLLGPRHPQRAAAGDR; encoded by the coding sequence ATGACGGCGACGGCCGAGGTGCGTACGGTGGCGGCCGGGGAGCTGAACCAGTACGCCGACGGGATCCGCGACGTGTACGCGCGGGCGTTCGCGGCCCCGCCCTGGAACGAGGATCCGGCGCAGGCCGGCAGCTACGCGGAGCGGCTCGCACGGGACGCGCTCCGGCCCGGTTTCACGGCGGCGGTGGCGACGGCCGGGGGGACGGTAGCGGGTTTCGCCACGGCCTGGATCACCCCGGAGGTCTTTCCGGCCGACCGCAGCTACGGGCAGGTCGCCGAGGCCCTCGGGCCCGGGCGGGCGCGGGAGTGGCTCTGCGGTGCGCTGGAGGTGAACGAGCTGGCGGTGGCGCCGGAGGCGCACGGTGGGGGGCTCGGCACGGCGCTGCTGCACGCGGTGACGGGGCCCGCCCCGGACGGCCGTTGCTGGCTGCTGACCTCCGTGCGGGCCGGGGCGGCGCTGCGCCTGTACGAGCGGGCCGGCTGGCAGCGGGTCGACGCGCCCGTGCCCGGCGCGGCCGCGCTCGTGGTGCTGCTCGGCCCCCGCCATCCGCAGCGGGCGGCGGCGGGAGACCGGTAA
- a CDS encoding alpha/beta fold hydrolase: METSTARWRRLLPRTPGRWAAVGAALAVLVGGGTWTAVADDGTPAVQREDRTLRMDGVPIDTSYFHAEGSGKRPAVLIGHGFGGSKNDVRAQAEKLAADGYAVLTWSARGFGKSGGEISLNDPDHEVRDVSRLIDWLATRPEVELDKKGDPRVGLTGASYGGAVSLLAAGHDARVDAIAPVITYWNLADALFPDGVFKKLWAGIFITTGGGCEKFEKRLCEMYERVAVSGKPDAEAIDLLTERSPSAVADRIKVPSLLLQGQSDSLFPLGQADAMQKAISANGAPVSVDWISGGHDGGDNETGRVEGRVGSWFDRYLKEDTGTDTGPAFRVTRTGGVDSTDGAALLRGASGDTYPGLRSGGRDIALGGGTKTFRNPAGAAPPAISAVPGIGGGLAQLSSLGVGLSLDFPGQFARFESAPLDTSVRVTGTPTVQVNVKASDGRDAVLFGKVYDVSPDGRQQVLPHQLVAPYRITPDQQGKPVELALPAVDHEFDAGHRLRLVFSATDLGYASPAEPAAYTVTADGPLTVPTAPAVKTAAATLPWWTWGLPAAALVIAAGLLLTARRRTATPAPDPALTDVPLQITGLSKKYAKSVDRYAVRELSFRVDKGQVLGLLGPNGAGKTTTLRMLMGLIGPDEGEIRVFGQAIRPGAPVLSRVGAFVEGAGFLPHLSGRANLDLYWQATGRPAEDAYIEEALEIAGLGDALARAVRTYSQGMRQRLAIAQAMLGMPDLLILDEPTNGLDPPQIREMRDVMIRYAAGGRTVIVSSHLLSEVEQSCTHLVVMDRGRLVQAGPVAEITGSGDMILVTTAEEVSEPLAEKVAALPGIGSAVRTDDGRGLLVRLDGATTSRLVSDLVRLDVPVTGVGPHRRLEDAFLTLISGGAA, translated from the coding sequence ATGGAGACCTCTACTGCCCGATGGCGGCGCCTGCTGCCCCGCACACCCGGCCGGTGGGCCGCGGTCGGCGCCGCGCTCGCCGTCCTCGTGGGCGGCGGCACCTGGACCGCCGTCGCCGACGACGGCACGCCCGCCGTGCAGCGCGAGGACCGGACGCTGCGCATGGACGGGGTGCCGATCGACACCTCGTACTTCCACGCCGAAGGCTCCGGCAAGCGGCCCGCCGTGCTCATCGGACACGGCTTCGGCGGCAGCAAGAACGACGTACGGGCCCAGGCCGAGAAGCTGGCCGCCGACGGGTACGCCGTGCTGACCTGGTCGGCGCGCGGCTTCGGCAAATCCGGCGGGGAGATCTCCCTCAACGACCCGGACCACGAGGTCAGGGACGTCTCGCGGCTCATCGACTGGCTGGCGACCCGTCCCGAGGTGGAGCTCGACAAGAAGGGCGACCCCCGGGTCGGTCTCACCGGCGCCTCCTACGGCGGGGCCGTCTCCCTGCTCGCCGCCGGGCACGACGCACGGGTCGACGCCATCGCGCCCGTGATCACCTACTGGAACCTCGCCGACGCCCTCTTCCCCGACGGGGTCTTCAAGAAGCTCTGGGCCGGGATCTTCATCACCACCGGCGGCGGCTGCGAGAAGTTCGAGAAGCGGCTCTGCGAGATGTACGAGCGGGTCGCCGTCAGCGGCAAGCCCGACGCCGAGGCGATCGACCTGCTCACCGAGCGTTCGCCGTCCGCCGTCGCCGACCGGATCAAGGTCCCCTCGCTCCTCCTCCAGGGGCAGTCCGACTCCCTCTTCCCGCTCGGCCAGGCCGACGCCATGCAGAAGGCCATCAGCGCCAACGGCGCACCCGTCTCCGTCGACTGGATCTCGGGCGGGCACGACGGCGGCGACAACGAGACCGGACGCGTCGAAGGGCGCGTCGGCTCCTGGTTCGACCGCTATCTCAAGGAAGACACCGGCACCGACACCGGGCCCGCCTTCCGCGTCACCCGCACCGGAGGCGTCGACTCCACCGACGGCGCCGCCCTCCTGCGCGGCGCGAGCGGCGACACCTACCCGGGGCTGCGCAGTGGCGGCCGGGACATCGCGCTCGGCGGCGGGACGAAGACCTTCCGCAACCCGGCCGGCGCCGCACCGCCCGCCATCTCCGCCGTCCCCGGCATCGGCGGCGGACTCGCCCAGCTCTCCTCCCTCGGCGTCGGACTCTCGCTCGACTTCCCCGGACAGTTCGCCCGCTTCGAGTCCGCCCCGCTGGACACCTCCGTACGCGTCACCGGCACGCCCACCGTGCAGGTGAACGTGAAGGCGAGCGACGGCCGGGACGCGGTGCTCTTCGGCAAGGTGTACGACGTGTCGCCGGACGGCAGGCAGCAGGTGCTGCCCCACCAGCTCGTCGCCCCCTACCGGATCACCCCCGACCAGCAGGGCAAGCCGGTCGAGCTGGCGCTGCCCGCCGTGGACCACGAGTTCGACGCCGGACACCGGCTGCGGCTGGTGTTCTCCGCGACCGACCTCGGCTACGCGTCCCCGGCCGAGCCCGCCGCGTACACCGTCACCGCCGACGGACCGCTGACCGTCCCCACCGCGCCCGCCGTGAAGACCGCGGCGGCCACCCTCCCGTGGTGGACCTGGGGACTCCCGGCCGCCGCCCTCGTCATCGCGGCCGGTCTGCTGCTCACCGCCCGCCGCCGGACCGCGACGCCCGCGCCGGACCCCGCGCTGACCGACGTACCGCTCCAGATCACCGGGCTTTCCAAGAAGTACGCCAAGTCCGTCGACCGGTACGCCGTGCGCGAGCTGTCCTTCCGCGTCGACAAGGGCCAGGTCCTCGGCCTGCTCGGGCCCAACGGCGCGGGCAAGACGACCACCCTGCGCATGCTGATGGGGCTCATCGGCCCCGACGAGGGCGAGATCCGTGTCTTCGGGCAGGCCATCCGGCCGGGCGCGCCGGTGCTCTCCCGAGTCGGGGCGTTCGTCGAGGGGGCCGGGTTCCTGCCCCACCTCTCCGGGCGCGCCAACCTCGACCTCTACTGGCAGGCCACCGGCCGGCCCGCCGAGGACGCCTACATCGAGGAGGCCCTGGAGATCGCGGGGCTCGGCGACGCGCTCGCCCGTGCCGTACGGACGTACTCCCAGGGCATGCGGCAGCGGCTCGCCATCGCCCAGGCCATGCTCGGCATGCCGGACCTGCTGATCCTCGACGAGCCGACCAACGGGCTCGACCCGCCGCAGATCCGCGAGATGCGGGACGTGATGATCCGCTACGCGGCCGGCGGCCGGACCGTCATCGTCTCCAGCCACCTCCTCTCCGAGGTCGAACAGTCCTGCACGCACCTGGTCGTCATGGACCGGGGCCGGCTCGTCCAGGCCGGACCGGTCGCCGAGATCACCGGGTCCGGCGACATGATCCTGGTGACCACGGCCGAGGAGGTGTCCGAGCCGCTGGCGGAGAAGGTCGCCGCCCTGCCCGGCATCGGCTCCGCCGTCCGCACCGACGACGGGCGCGGACTCCTCGTCCGCCTCGACGGGGCCACCACCTCCCGGCTCGTCTCCGATCTCGTCCGGCTGGACGTCCCGGTCACCGGCGTCGGACCGCACCGCCGCCTGGAGGACGCCTTCCTCACCCTCATCTCCGGAGGAGCAGCATGA
- a CDS encoding sensor histidine kinase — protein MTFDHLATRARALPPIVADLLVVAVVGVLTTADAAVNEPGYRQADALTWTLLVVSLAALACRRRWPVPVVCVTGAACAGWALYGHIGELLNLPVIVALYTVAVLGDRRRTLWTGVIAATVSGAVALKIGRDVVNPQGLPVLEMVWPLVPLLLGEVVRTRRELLAEYAARAARAEEDREREAARRVRQERARVAREIHDILAHTVSAMTVQAGVALDALDAAPEVSRQAMTQVRASGKEAVRELRATLSVLRATESTTPAPRLGQLDELVAGAEAGGLRVSLRRETGGAALPAVVEATAYRIVQEALTNVVKHSAALHAAVSVTRDATRLTVEVVDDGPPKPPPAAPPADRGFGLIGMRERAVAVGGDVGYGPVPGGGWRVRAELPTEGTVS, from the coding sequence ATGACCTTCGACCACCTGGCCACCCGGGCGCGGGCTCTGCCGCCGATCGTCGCGGATCTGCTGGTGGTGGCGGTGGTGGGGGTGCTGACCACCGCCGACGCGGCCGTCAACGAGCCCGGCTACCGGCAGGCCGACGCGCTGACCTGGACCCTCCTCGTGGTCTCGCTGGCGGCGCTCGCCTGCCGCCGCCGTTGGCCCGTTCCGGTGGTCTGTGTGACCGGGGCGGCCTGTGCCGGGTGGGCGCTGTACGGGCACATCGGCGAACTGCTGAACCTTCCGGTGATCGTGGCGCTCTACACGGTCGCGGTGCTGGGCGACCGCCGGCGCACCCTGTGGACCGGGGTGATCGCCGCGACGGTCTCGGGCGCGGTGGCGCTGAAGATCGGCCGGGACGTGGTCAACCCGCAGGGACTGCCCGTCCTGGAGATGGTCTGGCCGCTCGTCCCCCTCCTCCTGGGTGAGGTGGTGCGCACCCGCCGGGAACTGCTGGCGGAGTACGCGGCGCGCGCCGCGAGGGCCGAGGAGGACCGCGAGCGGGAGGCCGCCCGCCGGGTCCGCCAGGAGCGGGCGCGGGTCGCCCGGGAGATCCACGACATCCTCGCGCACACGGTGAGCGCGATGACCGTGCAGGCCGGGGTCGCCCTCGACGCGCTGGACGCCGCGCCGGAGGTGTCGCGGCAGGCGATGACCCAGGTCCGCGCCTCCGGCAAGGAAGCCGTCCGGGAACTGCGCGCCACGCTGTCCGTCCTGCGCGCGACGGAGTCCACGACGCCGGCGCCCCGCCTCGGCCAGCTGGACGAACTGGTCGCGGGGGCCGAGGCGGGCGGGTTGCGGGTCAGCCTGCGGCGGGAGACGGGAGGCGCCGCCCTGCCCGCGGTCGTCGAGGCCACGGCGTATCGGATCGTGCAGGAGGCGCTGACCAACGTGGTGAAGCACTCCGCGGCGCTCCACGCCGCGGTGTCGGTGACCCGCGACGCCACCCGGCTGACCGTCGAGGTCGTGGACGACGGCCCCCCGAAGCCGCCGCCCGCCGCCCCGCCCGCCGACCGGGGCTTCGGCCTGATCGGCATGCGGGAGCGGGCGGTCGCGGTGGGCGGCGACGTCGGTTACGGTCCGGTGCCGGGTGGCGGATGGCGCGTCCGCGCCGAACTGCCGACGGAGGGAACGGTTTCATGA
- a CDS encoding YfbK domain-containing protein, protein MQRVSRRHEKRAEGRTAGRVGVRAGGRAGALALLLAGAMALTACGSGDSASDGTRELSSDTRNGQGSTGGGQPAPDGAAPEKGRSAAPTGESGDVARLDVPPPDYRSTFALDVDTASYGYARRTLGDGRLPSPDEVRPEEFVNSFRQGYERPKGPGFSVHVDGARIGSGKGGGGGTGASDWSLLRVGLATEAAPSAAERPPAALTFVVDISGSMAETGRLDLVRKSLTVLTDELRDDDSISLVTFSDEAETRLPMTRLKGNRNRIKDVVEEMRPDQSTNVEAGITLGYEESVEGHRKGATNRVVLLSDALANTGDTEADGILEKIDSTRREYGITLFGVGVGSDYGDAFMERLTNKGDGNTTYVGDETQARKVFVDQLPAHLEIRARDAKAQVAFDRKTVKQFRLIGYENRKVADEDFRDDSVDGGEVGPGHTVTALYAVRLREGASGTVAKATVRWLDPKTREAQEETGTATTGAIDGSLWGGGDARLQVAAVAAYFADHLRGGDLPGAPGLGELASRAARLAETTEDSSVTKLAKAIGQADRIERGSGTDDEPEPDEGEIG, encoded by the coding sequence ATGCAGCGGGTAAGCCGGCGACACGAGAAGCGGGCGGAAGGCAGGACGGCAGGCAGGGTGGGTGTCCGGGCGGGGGGCCGGGCGGGGGCCCTGGCGCTCCTTCTGGCGGGCGCCATGGCCCTCACCGCGTGCGGCAGCGGCGACAGCGCCTCGGACGGCACGCGCGAACTGAGTTCGGACACGCGCAACGGCCAGGGATCGACCGGCGGCGGCCAGCCCGCGCCCGACGGGGCGGCGCCCGAGAAGGGCCGGTCGGCCGCACCGACGGGCGAGTCCGGGGACGTGGCCAGGCTGGATGTCCCGCCGCCCGACTACCGCTCCACCTTCGCCCTGGACGTGGACACCGCCAGCTACGGCTACGCGCGCCGCACCCTCGGCGACGGCAGGCTGCCTTCTCCCGATGAGGTGCGCCCCGAGGAGTTCGTCAACAGCTTCCGCCAGGGGTACGAACGGCCGAAGGGCCCCGGCTTCTCGGTGCACGTCGACGGGGCGCGCATCGGCTCCGGGAAGGGCGGGGGCGGCGGAACCGGAGCCTCCGACTGGTCGCTGCTCCGCGTCGGCCTGGCCACCGAGGCCGCCCCGTCGGCCGCCGAACGGCCGCCCGCGGCCCTCACGTTCGTCGTCGACATCTCGGGGTCCATGGCCGAGACCGGCCGCCTGGACCTGGTCAGGAAGTCGCTGACCGTCCTCACCGACGAACTGCGCGACGACGACTCCATCTCCCTGGTCACCTTCAGTGACGAGGCCGAGACCCGGCTGCCGATGACCCGCCTGAAGGGCAACCGGAACCGGATCAAGGACGTGGTGGAGGAGATGCGGCCGGACCAGTCCACCAACGTCGAGGCGGGCATCACCCTCGGCTACGAGGAGTCGGTCGAGGGCCACCGCAAGGGCGCCACCAACCGGGTCGTGCTCCTCTCCGACGCACTGGCCAACACCGGCGACACGGAGGCCGACGGGATCCTGGAGAAGATCGACTCCACCCGCCGGGAGTACGGCATCACCCTCTTCGGCGTCGGTGTCGGCAGCGACTACGGCGACGCGTTCATGGAACGGCTCACCAACAAGGGCGACGGGAACACCACGTACGTCGGTGACGAGACGCAGGCCCGCAAGGTCTTCGTCGACCAGCTGCCCGCCCACCTGGAGATCCGGGCCCGCGACGCCAAGGCCCAGGTGGCGTTCGACCGGAAGACCGTGAAGCAGTTCCGGCTGATCGGCTACGAGAACCGCAAGGTCGCCGACGAGGACTTCCGCGACGACAGCGTCGACGGCGGCGAGGTGGGCCCCGGCCACACGGTGACCGCTCTGTACGCCGTACGGCTGCGCGAGGGCGCGTCCGGCACCGTGGCCAAGGCCACCGTGCGCTGGCTCGATCCCAAGACCCGCGAGGCCCAGGAGGAGACCGGAACCGCGACGACCGGGGCGATCGACGGCTCCCTGTGGGGCGGCGGGGATGCCCGGCTCCAAGTAGCGGCGGTGGCCGCCTACTTCGCCGATCACCTGCGGGGCGGCGACCTGCCCGGCGCACCCGGACTCGGTGAGCTCGCCTCGCGGGCAGCCCGGCTGGCGGAAACGACCGAGGACAGCTCCGTCACGAAGCTGGCCAAGGCCATCGGGCAGGCCGACCGGATCGAGCGGGGATCCGGAACGGACGACGAGCCGGAACCGGACGAGGGCGAGATCGGCTGA